The following DNA comes from Anaerolineae bacterium.
GGCTGTGGGAGGATTTTAAGATAAAAGCTCTCGGCGCGAAGCGGCGGGGAGGGTTTCCCTCCCCGCCGGCGGTGCTGGCTTACTCTTCGACAATGCGGATGTGCAGTTCCTGGAGCTGTTTGGGGGATACCGGCGAAGGCGCTCCGGTCATCAGGTCCACGGCCGACTGGGTCTTGGGGAAGGCGATGACCTCGCGGATGTTGGGTTCGCCGGCCAACAGCATGACGATGCGGTCAATGCCGGGGGCGATGCCGCCGTGGGGCGGCGCGCCGTACTCGAATGCCTCCAGCATATGGCCGAACTGCGCCTGGATCTCCTCGTCGGAGAGGCCCAGCACGCGGAACAAGCGGTTCTGCAGGTCGCGGCGGTGGATGCGGATGCTTCCTCCGCCGACCTCGTACCCGTTCAGCACAATGTCATAGGCCTTGGCGCGCACCGCCGCTGGGTTGGTCTCCAGCAGGTCCCAATCCTCATCGCGCGCCGAGGTAAAGGGATGATGTTTGGCGGTGTAGCGCTGTTCCTCCTCGCTCCACTCCAGCAGGGGGAAGTCCACGATCCAGCAGAAGGCCAGCACGTTGTCATCCATCAGGCCGAGCCGCCGGCCCATCTCCACCCGCAGTTCGCCCAACACTTCGGCGACGACCTCCGGCCGATCCGCCACCAGCAGGATGAGGTCCTCCGGGCCGGCGCCGGCGCGCTGGATGATGCCGCGAATTTCCTCGGGCGTCAGGAACTTGGCGGCCGGCGAGCGCACCCCCTCCGCATCGGGGATCATCCAGATCAGCCCCTTGGCACCCAGGCGCTGGGCGTACTGCGCCAGCTCATCCAACTGCTTGCGGGTATAACCGCCGGCGCCCGGCACGCACAGTCCCTTGACCTTGCCGCCCTTGGCCAGCGCGCCGGCGAAGACGCTGAAGCCGGAGCCGGCGACGATGTCGCTGAAATCAATGATTTCCATGCCGAAGCGCAGGTCGGGCTTATCCGTGCCGTAGCGGTTCAGGGCCTCTTCATAGGAGAGGCGCGGGAAGGGGATCTGCTGGATGGTCTTGGTCAGGCCCATGCCTCCCTCTTCAAAGGGCCGGCGCATGGCCTCCACCAGGCTGATGAAGAGGCCCTCGATGAGCTGGAGGATATCCTCCTGGTCCACGAAGGACATCTCCAGGTCAAGCTGGGTGAACTCCGGCTGGCGGTCGGCGCGCTGGTCCTCGTCGCGGAAACAGCGAGCGATCTGGAAATAGCGCTCGATGCCGGCGACCATGAGCAACTGCTTCAACTGTTGAGGGGACTGCGGCAGGGCATAGAAGCGCCCTTTGTGGAGCCGGCTGGGCACCAGGTAGTCGCGTGCCCCCTCGGGCGTGCTCTTGATGAGGATGGGCGTCTCGATCTCGATGAAGCCGCGGGCGTCCAGATAGTCGCGCATGAACTTGACCACGCGATGGCGCAGGACCATGTTCCTCTGCATGCGCTCCCGGCGCAGGTCCAGGTAGCGGTAGCGCAGGCGCAGGGTTTCGTCCACATCCACGTCTTCGTTGATGTAGAAGGGCGGGGTCTTGGCCTCGTTCAGGATGACGGCCTGCTGGGCCAGCACCTCGATATCGCCGGTGGCCATTTTGGGGTTTTCCAGGCCGGCCGGCCGGGCGCGCACCTGGCCCGTGATCTGGACCACGTACTCGTTGCGGAAGCGGGCGGCCACCTGGTGGGCCTCCGGATAGGCGGAGGAGTCGAAGACCACCTGGGTGATGCCCCAGCGGTCGCGCAGGTCAATGAAGATAAGCCCGCCGTGGTCGCGCCGGCGGTGCACCCAGCCGGCGAGGGTCACCGTCTGTCCCACATGCGAACGCCGCAGTTCCCCGCAAGTATGGGTCTTCATCATAGGCCTGTTCCTTCGTGCACAAGTTTTCCTGCTATTATAGCGCGAGGGGCGAATTCTTCCAAACGGCCTGCGCAGGCCCTGCTCCACCGCTGTGGTGATTTCCATCTGCCGGGCAGTTTCGGAAGCATGCACGCCGGACAGTTATCGGGCCCTGGGATCGTACAGCGCTTGTGATTGCGAATTTCGTAATTTTTTATTTTCCTATTGACATTTTTCGCAAAATATGGTATCATATAGATAGGCGCGCAGGTATGGAGAACCCTATGCCCGCACAACTGGACGAACTGGACCGGGACATCATCCGCATCCTGCAGGAAAACGGGCGCATTGCCAACGTGGAGATCGCCCGCCGGCTGGGGGTCGCCGAGGGCACCATCCGCAAACGGCTGGACCGCCTGCTGGATGAGGGCTGGATACGGCTGGCTGTGGCGCTCGATCTGCCCCGCGCCGGCTATCCTCACCACGTCTTTATCGGCGTGCAGTGCGAGCCGCAGGCAGTGTCGCGCCTCGCCGGCGCCCTGCGTCGCGAGAGCGCCATCATCGCGCTGTACCTCATCGCCGGCGAATGGAACCTGCTCGTCGAAGCCGCCTTTGACGGGCCGCGTGCCCTGACCCATTTCCTCCTGCATACGCTTGGCCAGCAGAGCGGCATCCTCCGCACCACCGTCCTGCAGGTGTTGGAGACCGTCCGCTCGCCGGCGGATTGGCGGCTCCCGCCGGCACGCCCCGGCCATATCCTGGTGGTGGACGATGATCCGGACTTCGTCGAATTCTGCCGCACTGTGCTGACGCACGCCGGCTATCAGGTCAGCTCCGCCGCCAGCGGCGAACAGGCGCTGGCGCAGATGCACCTCAGCCGGCCCGACCTGGTACTGCTGGATGTGATGATGCGGGATATCTGGGATGGCCTGCATGCCGCCGAGGAGATGCGTGCCGATAAATCGCTCGCCGGCATTCCGGTGGTGATGGTCTCTTCCATCGCCGATTCGCCCTACGCCGGCATGTTCCCGATGGACGCATCGCCGGCGGCCGACGCCTTTCTGGCGAAGCCCATCGCGCCCGACCGATTGGTGGCAGAGGTGCGCCGGCTCCTGGCCAAACGCGGGTGAGGCCTTCGCCTCGCTGTCCCAGCGCCGGCCCTTGGTACTTCGATCGCCGTTCGTATCGCAACATTGCAAGGAGGGATGACCATGTGCAAGGTACTGGTAGTAGACGACGACCCTGATTTCCTGGAGATCACCCGCATGGTGCTGGAGAAAGAGGGCTACCAGGTGGACCTGGCGCAGAGCGGGCCGCAGGCGCTCGAGAAACTGCGCCAGTCTCCGCCCGATATTGTCCTGCTGGACATCATGATGGACACGGTGCTGGAGGGCCTGCACATCAGCCATGAGATTCACGAGAACCCCGACTTGAAGGGCTGTAAGGTCATCATGGTGACGTCCATCATGGACACCGACAAGGCCGGCCTCTTCCCCACCGATGAATATGTGCCGGTCGAGGCCTGGCTCACCAAACCGGTCCAGCCGGACAAGCTGTTGACAATCGTTGGGAAATATTGTACACATCGAAAGTAGTAATTTCTCCGCTTGGCGCGCAGGGATGGGGAGCGAGGAGCAATGACGCGGGTTCTGCTTGTCGACGATGACCCCGATTTTCTGGAGATCACCCGCCTGGTGCTGACGCATCACGGCATCGAGACCTTGACCGCCAGCAGTCGGGCGCAGGCCATGTCCATCCTCCAGCAGGAGCGTCCCGACGTCATCCTGCTGGATGTCATGATGACCTACACCCTGGATGGTATGGACATGGTGGCACAGATTCGCCGGCTTCCGGACCTTCGGGACACTCCCATCCTCGTCATCTCCTCGCTCAGCCCATCCCAGGTCGCCGAGATGCTCCCCGCCAGCTCGCTCCAGCAGATCCAGGGCTGGCTGGTGAAGCCCGTCCGGTTGGAGGATCTGGCAGAGAAGGTGCGCGCATTGTGTAAAGGCTAGGCCGCCGGCGGCGGCCGGCAGTTTCCACAGGAGGGCGGCGTATGGCCAAGACGAAGATCGGCGGCATTATCCAGAACACTCAACTGGCGGCAGTGCGCGTCTCCGGCATTGCGGACCGCCCCGGCGTGGCGGCCGCTGTGCTGACCGCGCTGGGCCAGAACGGCATCAGCGCCCAGTTCATCGTGCAGTGCATTGACCTGGCCAGCCAGGACCATATCGTGGTGTGCGTGGACCGCGACCGGGCAGATCTCGCCTTCGAGCTGGTGCAGGGCGCCGCCCAGATGCTCCAGGCGCGCCATGTGGACCTCATTCGCGAGGTCAGCCTGATCTCCATCTTCGGCCCCGATTTCCGGGAGCGGCCTGGCATCGCCGGCGCCATGTTCTCCGCCCTGGCCCAGCGCGGCATCAATATCTTCGCCATCAGCACATCCATCTCCACCGTCTCCTGCGTCATCAATCGCCAGGACACCGAATCCGCACTGGAGGCGATTTCGGACACCTTCGAACTGCCGTGATACCGCACTGCCCGCCGGCGGCACCGCCAGCACAGCAAGGGGTGAGATGATATGACACAGGGCGAACGACCGCAGGACATGGCTCCCCATATGCCCGCCAAGGCGGTCGCCGGCCTCCGCTCCCCCATCGAGGCGGAGGTGGCGGAGCGCCTGGCCTGGTTGATCCGCCTGCGCTGGCTGGCGGTGGTCGGTACGCTGGCGGCCATCGCGGCGGCTGACCGGATTGTGCCCGGCGCGCTGCCGTTGGGCGCGCTGATTGCCACCACGGGCTTCATCGCCGCTTATAACCTGGGCTTTCACCTCATCGCCCGCCGGCTGGCCGGCATCCGCGACGAGGCGCGGCGCGCCCTTTATGCCCGCCGCTTCATCCACTTCCAGGTGGTGCTGGACCTCCTCTGTCTGACCGTGCTCCTCCACTTCGCCGGCGGCATTGATACCCCCTTCTGGGCCTTCTACGTGCTGCACATCATCATCGCCAGCATCCTCCTCTCGCCGCAGAGCGCCTACGCCTACGTGGCCGTGGCGACGGTTTTCTACGGCGCCATGGTCCTGCTGGAATTCTTCGGCATCATCCCCCATATTTATCTGAGCGGGCTGGCATGTCCTGGCTATTATGCCAGGTGGACGACGCTGTTATCCACGGGCAGTGCCTTCCTGGCGACGCTGTTCTTCTCCGCCTGGATGGCCACCAGCATCTCGGCCCGCCTGCGGGCGCGGGATCTGGAGCTGGTGCGGCTGAACGTGGAGCTGGAACGCCGCGCCGAGGAGCTGAGCAACCTGAACCGCCGGCTCCAGGAGATAGACGAGGCGCGCAAGCGCTTCGTGCGGGTGGCCGCCCACGAACTGCGGGCACCGGTTGCCGCCGTACAGAGCTACGTCCGGCTGATCCTGAGCGGCTATGTGCCGGCGGAGAAACAGGAGGAGATCCTCACCCGCGTCGAACAGCGGGCGCTGGAACTGCTGGACCGCATCAACGACCTGCTCATCCTGAGCCGCATCCAGGAGCATGTCGAGAAGCGGGAGCAGGTGAACGTGGCGGAGGTGCTCCAGAAGGTGGTGGAGC
Coding sequences within:
- a CDS encoding ACT domain-containing protein translates to MAKTKIGGIIQNTQLAAVRVSGIADRPGVAAAVLTALGQNGISAQFIVQCIDLASQDHIVVCVDRDRADLAFELVQGAAQMLQARHVDLIREVSLISIFGPDFRERPGIAGAMFSALAQRGINIFAISTSISTVSCVINRQDTESALEAISDTFELP
- the aspS gene encoding aspartate--tRNA ligase; protein product: MMKTHTCGELRRSHVGQTVTLAGWVHRRRDHGGLIFIDLRDRWGITQVVFDSSAYPEAHQVAARFRNEYVVQITGQVRARPAGLENPKMATGDIEVLAQQAVILNEAKTPPFYINEDVDVDETLRLRYRYLDLRRERMQRNMVLRHRVVKFMRDYLDARGFIEIETPILIKSTPEGARDYLVPSRLHKGRFYALPQSPQQLKQLLMVAGIERYFQIARCFRDEDQRADRQPEFTQLDLEMSFVDQEDILQLIEGLFISLVEAMRRPFEEGGMGLTKTIQQIPFPRLSYEEALNRYGTDKPDLRFGMEIIDFSDIVAGSGFSVFAGALAKGGKVKGLCVPGAGGYTRKQLDELAQYAQRLGAKGLIWMIPDAEGVRSPAAKFLTPEEIRGIIQRAGAGPEDLILLVADRPEVVAEVLGELRVEMGRRLGLMDDNVLAFCWIVDFPLLEWSEEEQRYTAKHHPFTSARDEDWDLLETNPAAVRAKAYDIVLNGYEVGGGSIRIHRRDLQNRLFRVLGLSDEEIQAQFGHMLEAFEYGAPPHGGIAPGIDRIVMLLAGEPNIREVIAFPKTQSAVDLMTGAPSPVSPKQLQELHIRIVEE
- a CDS encoding HAMP domain-containing histidine kinase, which produces MPAKAVAGLRSPIEAEVAERLAWLIRLRWLAVVGTLAAIAAADRIVPGALPLGALIATTGFIAAYNLGFHLIARRLAGIRDEARRALYARRFIHFQVVLDLLCLTVLLHFAGGIDTPFWAFYVLHIIIASILLSPQSAYAYVAVATVFYGAMVLLEFFGIIPHIYLSGLACPGYYARWTTLLSTGSAFLATLFFSAWMATSISARLRARDLELVRLNVELERRAEELSNLNRRLQEIDEARKRFVRVAAHELRAPVAAVQSYVRLILSGYVPAEKQEEILTRVEQRALELLDRINDLLILSRIQEHVEKREQVNVAEVLQKVVELMRPAAEEKRLRLQVEIEPDVPPILADKEQIQHVWMNLISNAIKYTPAGGYIEVTLSHRPTSIIGAVRDSGIGIAPEDQEKIFQEFYRTEEAKQIAPHGTGLGLSIVKQIVEGLGGRIWVSSAPGKGAKFTFVLPRSDVAAPAEEPAE
- a CDS encoding response regulator, whose translation is MCKVLVVDDDPDFLEITRMVLEKEGYQVDLAQSGPQALEKLRQSPPDIVLLDIMMDTVLEGLHISHEIHENPDLKGCKVIMVTSIMDTDKAGLFPTDEYVPVEAWLTKPVQPDKLLTIVGKYCTHRK
- a CDS encoding response regulator, which translates into the protein MTRVLLVDDDPDFLEITRLVLTHHGIETLTASSRAQAMSILQQERPDVILLDVMMTYTLDGMDMVAQIRRLPDLRDTPILVISSLSPSQVAEMLPASSLQQIQGWLVKPVRLEDLAEKVRALCKG
- a CDS encoding response regulator — protein: MPAQLDELDRDIIRILQENGRIANVEIARRLGVAEGTIRKRLDRLLDEGWIRLAVALDLPRAGYPHHVFIGVQCEPQAVSRLAGALRRESAIIALYLIAGEWNLLVEAAFDGPRALTHFLLHTLGQQSGILRTTVLQVLETVRSPADWRLPPARPGHILVVDDDPDFVEFCRTVLTHAGYQVSSAASGEQALAQMHLSRPDLVLLDVMMRDIWDGLHAAEEMRADKSLAGIPVVMVSSIADSPYAGMFPMDASPAADAFLAKPIAPDRLVAEVRRLLAKRG